From Microbacterium sp. CGR2:
TGGAGAAGTTCCCGACGTAGAAGCCGAAGGCGAGGGTCGCCAGGCCCAGCACGATGATCGCCAGCAGGGCGCCGATGCTGATCCAACGGAACTTCGGCTGTTTCGCGTTCGGGGTGGCGTAGTACAGGATCGCCACGATCAGCACCACGATGAACGCCAGCACAGGCCACTTCGCGATGGACCAGATCGTCTGCGCGACCTCACCGATGCCGAGGGCGTCGCCGATCGCTTTCGTCACAGGACCCGAGACGACGAGGATGATCGCGGCGATCACGATCAGCACGATCGTGATCACGGTCACCAGCAGTTGAGTGGGCTTCAGCTTCCAGAACGGCCGACCCTCCTCGATCTCGTAGATGCGGTTCATCGCCCGGCTGAAGGCACCCACGTATCCGGATGCCGACCAGATCGCGAGCAGCACACCGGTGATCAGCGCGAATCCGGCCGCGGGGGAGTCCGCGATCTGCTCGATGGGCCCGCGGATGGTCTCGACCGTCTCGCCGGGAGCGACCTGCTCGATGATCCCGAGCACCGCGTCACTGGCGGCCTTGCCCTGCCCGACGACCCCGAGGAGCGAGAAGATCGCGATGAGACCGGGGAACAGCGACAGCACGGCGTAGTACGTCAGCGACGCGGCGATGTCGGTGCACTGATCGGACGAGAACTCTCGGATCGTCTTCTGCAGGACGTACTTCCAGGACCGCTTGTGGATCTCATCCGGAGAGTCCGGCTTGCCGGGGGCTTCAGGATCGGGGCCGGTGCGGTTCGTGGAGTGGGCGTTGCTGGTCATCGCTCCTGTGTACCGGCGGATGCCGTATCGGCCAGGACCCTTGCGGTCGACGGGATCACGGTGTAAACGGCGGAACAGTACGCGCTATCGCTCGGCGGGACAAGCACCTTCGACCACAGCTCCCCGGGGCCTAGCTTCAGAGCATGAGCACCGACAACAGCAATCCCGATCCCCGCGTGACCCGCGATACGGGCACGCCTGTCCACGACCCGAGCTCGTCCGGCGCCGCGATCCCCGCAGATGACGCTCGCACCGTCCCGCACGATCAGCAGGGCGTCCGCGACCACAACGACATCCGTGACCACACGGATGTCCGTGACCACAACGATGTCCGTGACCACAACGATGTCCGTGATCACAACGATGTCCGCGATCACAACGATGTCCGCGACAGCGATGTCCGTGAGCCGGTCGTCGTTCACGACGATCGTGACACCCGCCATGTCGGCGCGCCGGGCGATGCGGTACCTGTGACCGACGCCCGCGCACTCCAGCACGACGTCCATCAGCGCGAGAAAGCCGAGTTCGGCGGTTTCAAGTTCGGCTCGGCGTTCTTCGGCTGGCTGACGGCCATG
This genomic window contains:
- a CDS encoding YihY/virulence factor BrkB family protein, which gives rise to MTSNAHSTNRTGPDPEAPGKPDSPDEIHKRSWKYVLQKTIREFSSDQCTDIAASLTYYAVLSLFPGLIAIFSLLGVVGQGKAASDAVLGIIEQVAPGETVETIRGPIEQIADSPAAGFALITGVLLAIWSASGYVGAFSRAMNRIYEIEEGRPFWKLKPTQLLVTVITIVLIVIAAIILVVSGPVTKAIGDALGIGEVAQTIWSIAKWPVLAFIVVLIVAILYYATPNAKQPKFRWISIGALLAIIVLGLATLAFGFYVGNFSNYDRTYGSLAGIIIFLLWLWIANLALLFGAEFDAELERGRQLQAGIAAEEDIQLPARDTRKSDKAAEKEQKDIEEGRRLRQQAAREDDGDRK